A part of Eschrichtius robustus isolate mEscRob2 chromosome 20, mEscRob2.pri, whole genome shotgun sequence genomic DNA contains:
- the ALDH3A1 gene encoding aldehyde dehydrogenase, dimeric NADP-preferring isoform X1: protein MSTVSEVVQRARAAFNAGKTRPLQCRVQQLEGLRRLIREREKDLVGALAADLRKNEWTAYYEEIVYVLEEIDYTIKKLPEWAAEEPVEKTPQTQQDESYIHSEPLGVVLIIGAWNYPFSLTIQPMVGAIAAGNAVVLKPSELSENTASLLATILPQYLDKDLYPVISGGVPETTEVLKERFDHILYTGSTGVGKIVMTAAAKHLTPVTLGLGGKNPCYVDKGCDLDVACRRIAWGKFMNSGQVCAAPDYILCDPSIQNQIVEKLTKSLKEFYGEDAKKSRDYGRIINSLHFQRVMGLMEGQKVAYGGTGDAATRYIAPTILVDVDPQSPVMQEEVFGPIMPIVCVHSLEEAIQFISQREKPLALYVFSLNDKVIKKMIAETSSGGVTANDVMVHVTVPSLPYGGVGSSGMGSYHGRKSFETFSHRRSCLVRPLLNEEALRARYPPSPAKMPRH, encoded by the exons ATGAGCACAGTCAGCGAGGTGGTGCAGCGGGCCAGAGCCGCCTTCAACGCGGGCAAGACGCGCCCGCTCCAGTGCCGCGTCCAGCAGCTGGAGGGGCTGCGGCGCCTGATCCGCGAGCGCGAGAAGGACCTCGTGGGCGCGCTGGCCGCCGACCTCCGCAAG AACGAATGGACCGCCTACTACGAGGAGATCGTGTACGTCCTGGAGGAGATCGACTACACGATCAAGAAACTCCCTGAGTGGGCTGCGGAGGAGCCCGTGGAGAAGACCCCCCAGACCCAGCAGGATGAGTCCTACATCCACTCAGAGCCCCTGGGTGTGGTCCTCATCATCGGCGCCTGGAACTACCCCTTCAGCCTCACCATCCAGCCCATGGTGGGCGCCATTGCTGCAG GGAACGCGGTGGTCCTCAAGCCGTCGGAGTTGAGTGAGAACACAGCGAGCCTGCTGGCCACCATCCTCCCCCAGTACCTGGACAAG GATCTGTACCCGGTGATCAGTGGGGGTGTCCCCGAAACCACGGAGGTGCTCAAGGAGCGATTCGACCACATCCTGTACACCGGGAGCACCGGGGTGGGCAAGATCGTCATGACGGCCGCGGCCAAGCACCTGACCCCCGTCACGCTGGGGCTGGGGGGCAAAAACCCCTGCTACGTGGACAAGGGCTGCGACCTGGACGTCGCCTGCAG ACGCATCGCCTGGGGGAAATTCATGAACAGCGGCCAGGTCTGTGCGGCCCCCGATTACATCCTGTGTGACCCCTCCATCCAGAACCAAATCGTGGAGAAGCTCACAAAGTCCCTGAAA GAGTTCTACGGGGAGGACGCCAAGAAGTCCCGCGACTACGGGAGAATCATCAACTCCCTGCACTTCCAGAGGGTGATGGGCCTGATGGAGGGCCAGAAGGTCGCCTACGGGGGCACCGGGGACGCGGCCACCCGGTACATAG CCCCCACCATCCTCGTGGACGTGGACCCCCAGTCCCCGGTGATGCAGGAGGAGGTCTTCGGGCCCATAATGCCCATCGTATGCGTGCACAGCCTGGAGGAAGCCATCCAGTTTATCAGCCAGCGCGAGAAGCCCCTGGCCCTCTACGTGTTCTCCCTAAACGACAAG GTGATTAAGAAGATGATCGCAGAGACTTCTAGTGGCGGGGTGACGGCCAACGACGTCATGGTCCACGTCACCGTGCCCTCGCTGCCCTACGGGGGCGTGG GGAGCAGCGGCATGGGGTCCTACCATGGCAGGAAGAGCTTCGAGACTTTCTCCCACCGCCGCTCTTGCCTGGTGAGGCCTCTGCTGAACGAGGAGGCCCTCAGAGCCAGATACCCACCGAGCCCGGCCAAG ATGCCCCGTCACTGA
- the ALDH3A1 gene encoding aldehyde dehydrogenase, dimeric NADP-preferring isoform X2, which translates to MSPTSTQSPWVWSSSSAPGTTPSASPSSPWWAPLLQDLYPVISGGVPETTEVLKERFDHILYTGSTGVGKIVMTAAAKHLTPVTLGLGGKNPCYVDKGCDLDVACRRIAWGKFMNSGQVCAAPDYILCDPSIQNQIVEKLTKSLKEFYGEDAKKSRDYGRIINSLHFQRVMGLMEGQKVAYGGTGDAATRYIAPTILVDVDPQSPVMQEEVFGPIMPIVCVHSLEEAIQFISQREKPLALYVFSLNDKVIKKMIAETSSGGVTANDVMVHVTVPSLPYGGVGSSGMGSYHGRKSFETFSHRRSCLVRPLLNEEALRARYPPSPAKMPRH; encoded by the exons ATGAGTCCTACATCCACTCAGAGCCCCTGGGTGTGGTCCTCATCATCGGCGCCTGGAACTACCCCTTCAGCCTCACCATCCAGCCCATGGTGGGCGCCATTGCTGCAG GATCTGTACCCGGTGATCAGTGGGGGTGTCCCCGAAACCACGGAGGTGCTCAAGGAGCGATTCGACCACATCCTGTACACCGGGAGCACCGGGGTGGGCAAGATCGTCATGACGGCCGCGGCCAAGCACCTGACCCCCGTCACGCTGGGGCTGGGGGGCAAAAACCCCTGCTACGTGGACAAGGGCTGCGACCTGGACGTCGCCTGCAG ACGCATCGCCTGGGGGAAATTCATGAACAGCGGCCAGGTCTGTGCGGCCCCCGATTACATCCTGTGTGACCCCTCCATCCAGAACCAAATCGTGGAGAAGCTCACAAAGTCCCTGAAA GAGTTCTACGGGGAGGACGCCAAGAAGTCCCGCGACTACGGGAGAATCATCAACTCCCTGCACTTCCAGAGGGTGATGGGCCTGATGGAGGGCCAGAAGGTCGCCTACGGGGGCACCGGGGACGCGGCCACCCGGTACATAG CCCCCACCATCCTCGTGGACGTGGACCCCCAGTCCCCGGTGATGCAGGAGGAGGTCTTCGGGCCCATAATGCCCATCGTATGCGTGCACAGCCTGGAGGAAGCCATCCAGTTTATCAGCCAGCGCGAGAAGCCCCTGGCCCTCTACGTGTTCTCCCTAAACGACAAG GTGATTAAGAAGATGATCGCAGAGACTTCTAGTGGCGGGGTGACGGCCAACGACGTCATGGTCCACGTCACCGTGCCCTCGCTGCCCTACGGGGGCGTGG GGAGCAGCGGCATGGGGTCCTACCATGGCAGGAAGAGCTTCGAGACTTTCTCCCACCGCCGCTCTTGCCTGGTGAGGCCTCTGCTGAACGAGGAGGCCCTCAGAGCCAGATACCCACCGAGCCCGGCCAAG ATGCCCCGTCACTGA